From the Helianthus annuus cultivar XRQ/B chromosome 17, HanXRQr2.0-SUNRISE, whole genome shotgun sequence genome, the window aataaaaatattttCGAAAATTAAACCATTGAAATATTTACATGTTAAATATAAAGTTAATTATTTAATTTCCATATTAAAAGACTTTGTAAATTTTCAGAATGTTTCATAAAATTCAAGCATTCAATTTTCCATTATATTTTAGTCATTCAAATCTTACCAAATATTATTACTTATTACAATTAGTAactaatattttaaaaaatatatcaaGTTTTTACATTCCAAATACGAAATACATATTAGGTATTTGAAATTTTAATTCAAAATAAAAGATTTCGGTTATTATTcaataatattaaaagaaatacTAAATAATTATACTTTATTTTATTCGTATATCTCATGTAATTTTATTTCCTATTTTTTCTTATCTTTTATAAAATTACAAAATCTGTTGTACACAATAGATTTCTTATTTCCTAATCTTTTTCAAAGTTATTGAATTTTCTAACATTATAAATACAACTGGTTTAATATTAAACCTATTATCTCAAATTGAATTTTGCCTTTTATTTGTAAACAATCATGTTTTCAAACTCTGATGATGTCTCTTCTGGGTTTTTTTAACAATGCATCTTTCAGTAGCATTGATGTCTTATGGGAAACAACTAAGGTACGTGTAATTAATTTTCCGTTGAAGTTTTCAATTATTTGTTTTAACTGTTTTGTTGGATTTTGCAATTTTTTTAGCCAAAGTCTCTTATCATATTCGGTATAATCAAGAACATATTACCGGTTTTGGTTGGCACTACATGACATGTCCAATGTGTTTACATGAGGCTACTATGGACGTTGAGCAATATCTTCCACTTGATGGTTCTTCTGATTTTAAGAAGTATGAAGTTTATCGCTGCTCTAACTATGAATGTTTTGAACACATCATAAAACCTCTGCCGAAATTGAAGATCAAAATTGAAGTTGAGGATGATACTGATTCAACTCATCTTATATTATTTCATGATCAAGCTATACAGGTTTTGAATAAATCTGCTGATGAATTGGTTAAAGAGAATGAATCGGTATATTTTCAGTTTATAATACTTTTATTCTATAATAATTTTGTTAACATTTGTAAAATATTAACAGATTGATATTTATCCGACGTTTCCAAAGGAGATTAAGACTTTGGTTGGGAAGTTGTTTGCGTATAAGATCCAAGTTACCCAAGAAAATATCGAAAAATTTGATGAAGTTTATGATATCACTGCCATAAGCAGCGATTATTCTGTTATTTCCCATGTTAAAAAGAGCATTTTGACTGCAGAGGTGATAATATTGCTTATGAGGAATACATTTACTAAATTGTTAAATATTTAAGtaactaataaaaaaataatttttatttaCAGAAGGAGAATATCGCAAAAGGTAAACGTAATCTGTATGAGCTGTATGACATTGATCCAGCATTTCCGAGTTGTTCTTCAAAGCGCAAGATCGatgaagaaaaagatgagaaaGATTTTGATTGAAGCCTAGAGAATTACTAATGAAgaaatcatgttttttttttctttagtcACAAGAATTTAAGATTTTTTGTTTCAGTATTTGTTTTATGTATTAGACTCTATTTTAATTTTGATAATTGAAATTCCTGTTTTTTCCTTTATAATCGTTTTATTTATAATTAAgattttaaaatttaaagttttcataAAATAGAATAATAATATTGAGTATATAGATGGGAACTTTAAACTTAATTTAGAAAGTTTGTAACTAAATGTAACCGGAATTCAATTCACTAAATTTAATAGAAAAGCTCAATTACTGCAATATATAAAGAAGACCTTATTTAACCCACTCATCTTGCATTAGAATAGTTGTTATTCATAATAGTTAATGAAATTCAAATAGACAAGTTCCCTCTTTCAAATACATTCAAACACACATTTCAATTCTGTATGTTCCAGTTCATGCGTATCTAAATTTCCGAAGGTAATTCTATATGTATTCATCATTAGTTCATGTTAAAAACAAGATGTAATTATCACCGATTGCATTTCCTTTACCTATTCTACAATTTTAATATGAACAATTATGTTTTCTAataagtttctttttgtttttttaatgaagTTGTGATTAATCACTTATACTATGTCAAAAAGATCAAATCACTCGCGTTCATCTTCAAAGGATCCGAATTCATTACAACAAATATTTAAGAGTAAGTGACATTCTAAGTTATTCAGTTTTTGTTTCGTTAATTACAAATGATTAATATTTTAGATTACATTTCTATTCATCTTGGTGTTTTTGTAGGTCCTGTTATTAGAACTCCTCTTTCAGATATCTCAAATGGTAATTGCTGTTAAATCGAATTAAAACTATAATTTTTACTTTATATGTTTCTAATGCTACTAAATCTTATGTTCCTTACATATTCTATCTTTTTTATTATTAAGTTAATTCACCTGCTGAAAGGCGTAAGCTTCGAAAGATAATACTTGATAACAAGAGATCAAAGAAATCGTCATCATCAACAAATGTTCGAAACATATTGTGTGAGAACATAAGTTCGCTGCAGTCTTCTAATAATAACAAGAGATCAAAGAAATCGTCATCATCAATAAATGTTCCTAACATATTGTCTGAGAACATAAATTCGCTGTAGTCTTCTAATAATACTCACCGGAACATATACTCCATTGGTCCTCATACAAGTATAAATGAGACAAATTCATTAGTTTCAACCATAACAGGTATATGTTCTGTTTATTTTTTCTTAGTTTTCTATTATATTTCACTAACCAATATTCTTATACTAAGATTTATGATAAAATATGTAACCTTTAGATAACTCCAGCAAATCTACACCGTCAAATGATAATCTTCGATATTCCATTTCTCCTCGCATTAATATTAGTAACAATCAAGTGGTATTTGGTTCTACGTTTACAATTACAAAGTTGTCTTCTGGTAAACGTAAGCTCGAGCATAGGAAACGTGACACTACTCCTATACCTATGGTCAATTTGGAttccgatgatgatgatgttttagTCAGAGTGGAGGACCCTTATAAGGGGGTATCTAAAGGTTTAattctttttcatctttttcggtcATATATTATATTGAAACAACAATATAACCATTACTCTATATTTAATAGATTATTTGGACCATGGTGACCAAGTTCTTACATGCGAAATCTGTAGTGCAAAGTTATGGACATCAGAAGGTGGAAAAGGTCGAATAACTATGAATAAGATGTGTTATAGTATGTGTTGTGGGTATGGTAAAGTTGAGCTACCGCCTTTAAAGGATGCGCATACGTCTTAtcaacttttgttttcttcctcaAATGcaagtttttccagaagaataTAAGACGATACAACTCTATGTTCTCTTTTACATCTATGGGTGGAAATGTTGATTCTGCTATTAACAAGGGCCATGCTCCGTTTATTTATCGTATCAGTGGGCAAAACTATCATTGCATCGGTAGTCTTAAACCTTCTAATGGAAATCAACCTTAGTTTTGTCAGCTATACATATATGACACTGCAAATGAAATAACAAACAGACAGGCATTATTCGAGTATGATTCATTATAAGCCCCATCTTTTTACTTATATATATTTATAGAAAACGATTTTCTATTATTATTATGCTATATTAATTTTATGTTGTTTATTTGTATTTTGTCAGGAAAACAAGCAAACCTTCGTCCTCTAATGATAAAGAGATTGATGTTGAAATGATACATTTTTTGAGGGatttattagattcagaaaataTGCTGGTTAAGACATATAGAATGGTCAGAGACCATTTTCACGAATCCCCAGAGGCCAACCTTAAACTTCGTCTTATGTATAAAAGAGAAAAAGATGGCCGAACATATAACTTACCAACCACGTCGGAAGTTGCTGCTTTGGTTCTTGTCGAGACTCAGTCTGGAATGTTGCAGCGTATTAGCGAATTACATCCATCGTATCTTGCTCTGCAATATCCGTTGCTTTTCCCATATGGTGATGATGGATATAGAATTGATATTCCCCATAGAGATTTAATTGCGACACAAAAGAAAATAAAGCCAAAGTGCACGGTGAGAGAATTTTTTGCATATAGGTTCCAAGATAGAAATTATGGTTTTTCCTTAATTCTTAACGGAAGAAGGTTGTTACAACAATTTTTGGTTGACGCATATACGATGATCGAGAGCGAGAGACTACATTACATTAGAAGACAACAAACAAAACTCCGATCTGAAACATTTGAAAATCTTAagaagcataaagataaaggTAAACAAACTTTAAAAGACACTGGAAAGCCTGTTATACTACCTTCTTCATTTACTGGTGGTGCAAGATTCATGCAACAAAACTACCTCGATGCAATGGCCTTATGTAAGTCTTACGGGTACCCAGATTTCTTCATAACTATAACTTGTAATCCTAAGTGGCCAGAAGTAAAACGATTTCTAAAAGATTCCACCATCAAAGCTGAGGACAGGCCTGACATACTGTGTCGATTGTTTAAAATGAAGCTCGGTTCAATAATCAAAGATTTGAAGGATTCTAATTACCTCGGTGAGATTAATGCTGGTATGTTAGGTTTTTTTTACATTTCttatttttgtgtaaaatttgcaattagttttataaaatactaaatttgttttttttatttagttgtttatACAGTAGAATTCCAGAAGCGTGGTCTTCCTCATGCACATATATGCTTATTTATGAATGTCGATCACAAACTTCCTACTGTAGATCACATAGATCCATTTATATCGGCTGAGATTCCTGATAAAAATCAAGATCCCGAAGTTTATTCTTTGGTAAGTGATTATATGATTCACGGTCCATGTGGAAATGCTAATTTGAAGTGTCCTTGCATGGTTGATAAAAGATGTTCAAAAAATTTTCCAAAGAAATTTTCATCACATACAACTGTTGATTCAAATGGTTTCCCTGTATACCGAAGACGAGATTCCGGCCACACAGTTATAAAATCTGGTGTTAGATTGGACAACAGAAGCGTTGTTCCATATAACAAAAGGCTTCTCAAAAGATATCAAGCACACATCAATGTAGAATGGTGTAATCAATCTGGTTCAGTTAAATATTTGTTCAAGTATATTAATAAAGGCCCTGATATGGCTACTGCTGTTGTTTCTGGTGTTTCAAATCCAAGCATTAAGGATAAGCCAAGAGATGAGATCAAGGAATATTATGATTGTAGATATATTTCAGCTTGTGAGGCATCATGGAGAATATTCTCAAACGAGGTTCATTATAGGTATCCTGCAGTTATGAGGCTTCCCTTTCATATGCCGGGTCAACAGAATGTTGTTTATGGTGCGGATGACGATATTGATAATGTGTTAAGCAAACCTTCAGTTGCTTCTTCAATATTTGTTGAATGGATGAAATTAAACGAGTCAAATGAAAATGCTAGAAAGTTGACTTATGTGGAGTTTCCATCAAAATTTGTTTGGAAACTTCAAGATAGATGTTGGCAGGTACGTAAGACGTACCAAACTGTTGGCCGTATACATTCTGTGTCTCCTGCGTTAGGCGAACCTTATTTTTTGAGGATACTTCTGAATAAAGTTAGAGGGCCCAGATCCTTCGAGGAAATACGTACTGTTAACGGTCAGTTATTCCCGACTTTTAGAGATGCTTGCTACGCAATGGGGCTGTTAGATGATGACAATGAGTACGTTGAGGCCATTAAAGAAGCAAGTTTCGAAGGACATGCTGGGTATCTCCGAGCGTTATTTGCTACATTGTTGTTGTCAAATACACTTTCACGTCCAGAGTTTGTGTGGGAGAACACGTGGAAATACTTAGCAGATGATATTTTATACAGACGTCAAAAAGAAACAAATATTTCAGGTTCTCAGCtgtctttttattttacattctAATTTTCTGTTTCATCATTAATGccaaacaattattttttttttgaatttttaggtttagtGCTTCCAAAACATCAAGTTAAAAACCTTACTTTGTTGGAAATTGAAAAATATTTAGTTTCGAATGGTTCGTCGTTACGAGGTTTTAACACGATGCCTTTTCCTGATGATGATTCGTCACGTGATGTTACTAATCGTCTAATCAATGAAGAGCTATCACATGACGTAGATGAAGTACAAACTGAGTTTAATAAGTTGCATCAATGTCTGACAGATGAACAACGAGCTGTTTTTGACGAAATAATGGCAGCAGTTGCAAGCCGTAAAGGAGGGTTATTTTTTGTCTATGGGTACGGTGGAACTGGAAAAACTTTCTTATGGAAGACTTTGGCTTCTGCAGTTCGATGTAGAGGTGAGATAGTTTTAAATGTTGCTTCAAGTGGTATTGCTTCATTATTACTTTCTCGTGGAAGGACAACCCATTCTCGGCTCCATATCCCAATTAATCTCACTGAAGATTCCATGTGTCATATTAAGCCAAATAGTGATATTGCCAATTTATTAAAAGAAACTCAATTGATCATATGGGACGAAGCACCGATGGTCCATAAACATGCATTTGAAGCTTTAGATAGGACTATGTCTGACGTGTTTACTGATGGTAGGAGTAGTCGATTTGATGTTCCGTTTGGAGGGAAAGTTTTTGTATTCGGCGGTGACTTTAGACAAATCCTACCAGTTATTCCTAATGGTACTAGACAACAAATAGTTTGTGCCTCTTTAAGCTCTTCATATATATGGTCAAAGTGCAAACTGTTAAGGTTGACTAAAAACATGCGCCTAACAATTGGAGCTGATAGTTCTGATATGGACTCTATTAGGGATTTTGCGAAATGGCTGCTTGATATTGGGGAAGGTAAGTTGGGAGATGATAACGATGGTGAAGCAATTATTGAGATACCTGATGATCTATTAATCACCGATAGTTCTGATCCAATACAAAGCTTAATTGACTTCGTCTACCCTTCAATTATGGAACAATTTCGGAATCCTGGTTTTTTTTCTGAACGAGCAATTCTAGCACCAAAAAATGACGTAGTTCATGAAATTAACGATCGATTGCTTTCGTTATTTCCAGGTGATGCTAAAGAGTATTTGAGTTCCGATAGCATATGTCAAACTGAACAAATGCTTGATTCATTTCAAGAAGGTTTATACTCAACAGAAAATTTGAATGCTCTTAAGATTTCTGGGTTGCCTAATCATAGATTAGTTCTTAAAGTTGGTGTTCCTGTCATGCTTCTTCGCAACATCGATCAACAGAAAGGTTTATGTAACGGTACAAGGCTAAAAATTACTTTTCTAGGCAAACAAGTAATAGAAGCTGAAGTAATATCTGGCGGTAATATCGGCACAAGAGTTTTCATTCCAAGGCTCAATATGATTCCGCCTGACAAAAAAATACCATTTGAATTTCAAAGAAGACAATTTCCTCTATCAGTTTGTTTTGCCATGACAATTAACAAGAGTCAAGGCCAATCCTTATCAAAAGTTGGTCTTTATTTGAAAGATCCGGTGTTCACTCATGGTCAGTTGTATGTGGCATTATCAAGGGTCAAGACCAGAGAAGGAGTTAAAATATTGATATTCGATGCTGATGGAAAACCAACAAATAAGACGTCCAATGTGGTTTATAAAGAAGTCTTTGGTAGCTTATAATGTAAACTGTTGTTTTTTGATTTCATATAACATGTTACttattttttatcattttatttaactatttattGCTTATAAATAATAAGTGACATGTATAACTTTCTCGAGCCCGGGAAGCATTCCCGGGTAATAACCTagtggtgttatatacttgctgaatggtgttatatacttcctataattaaggtggcggttatgggaaatttttaattaattgaattaatgataaaattacttgtttacccttttcaattaatttagatctaatggctgagattctttcttacctttctcacacttttgttcttttttacaataaccttaccctactAGGTAATATgctaatatataaaaatatatgatAACAATTTCTTTTACTTTAGAAAATAAGCTATTTTTAGCAAGGACTAAATTAgtggttaaccacccataaccgacccacTATAACCATGGAAACCGATTAACCATAACTACCATAACTGATCGGTTATGTTTATGATCGTCCATtaaccgacatcgcggttatggtAATGGTTTTGGCCAAAAACTGACCCAAACCGACCCACGCACACCCCTAATATAAGAGCATTGTTCTTGATTAACAGAATGTTGAATGTTTAACAGGTGCATATAACAACTTTTGTACATTGTTCtatttacaaaattacccctatTTGTAACAAGTTCTATTTAAAACAACATGAACGATGTTCTCAGATTAGACCAAGCTTATGTGAATCAAAAACTATTTGATCAAATTACACCAAGCATGAACAGTATCCTCAACCAACCATGTTTACAAATTTGAATCGAAAATGTAACAGTAAACCCCAAAAATTCCTAAATTACCCGATAAACCCTAACTATATTTGAATGGAAAACATTAATCGAACCCTTAATGAAACACCTAAACACTTAAAAACCATGTTAGTTCGAGCGACATTGTCGGGATCGGCAAACGTAAACTTATAAACCTATATGTGGCTACCTCGAATGGCTCGAAGTAGGGTGAGGATCATTGTCGGGATCGACATTTCTTTTTTGTGAACTCGTATCGATGCTCTGTTTCTCGTTGGAAGCTCCTTCTTTGCCAGAGACTCAAGAGTAATCTATTAGGTGTGaaagcttggggggggggggtaaaggtGAATCAGGTTATATTTACAAGGGTTtgttactaacttggttaagtaaCCAAATACGAAAGTACCATAATACCCATGAATTTACCAAGAGAAGCGATTGACGGTTACCTTTTCTGTTTTGACTTTAACGGCGTTAGAATCCAGGGTCCAAGATCGATTAAATTGGCCATAAGCGGGGTAAGGGGTGTCTGCGGGCCCAAACACCAAGGGGTAATTTTGCAGTTTAGTCtttctattttttattttcttaccTTTTGATAAAAAATATGTTTACTTTAATCTTAAATTATGTAAAAATATTTCAAGGAAATTTATGTTAACCTAAAGAAGAGATTTTAAATCATTCACATTCCATTCTCCTTCTATGTCTCACATTCTCATTCTCTATCTAACAAAACAAAGAAATTAAAACATTCACCTTCCATTCTCATTCTCTATCTACATAATTTAATTAAAAACTACCCGTctctttaattttattttattggcgaactggaaataaataatcctacttaactcaatttggccgataataatcacAAGTCAGTTATTAGTCGATAATAATCCTTactggtcaatttttttttttttttttttttgtaaaatagaccGCCATTAAAATAGCTTaatggagttaagtttttttccaaattacaaacttATGTTTTAGGGgttttgattagaacgaggatacgagtcgattgatgtaaaacttacctcgaaattgtgctcgaaatggcttgatttttgttaattggaggtttaaacacccgaattgaagcaccgtttttgTAGGTGGGGCAgtatttcgaagtaagttttacatcaatcgacttgtatcctcgttctgatcaaaacccctaaaacatcggtttgtaattcggaaaaaaaacttaactctgttaagctattttaacggcggactattttacaaaaaaatgaccagttcggattattatcggccaataactgacttgggattattatcggctaaATTGAGTTATgtgagattatttatttccaatttgcctgttttattttataaaaacctTACACATGtcttttttattttatctttattttactCGCGAACacttaatttattattattttttcctttttcttaTACACTCACAAAAAATTATAGAGGCTTACACTGAGAGTTGTTTTTGTATTCTCTAAATTACTCTTTTTTACATAGAGTGTGATGTAGTGATATTTTGCTTATTTTCTTTATATTATTCTCTGAGGGTGAGTTTGGTTAGCAAAATATTTTggatttggaattggaattgaCATTTATATAGGAATTAGAATTAAAATTTGAAGGAACTGGATGTGGAATTTAAACAGTCCATAGAAATTAGAAATTGTTGGAATTGAAATCTCAATTCCTTTTTTGATGTatttggttgtcaaatgaattgaAATCTATCACCCTGACCCCCACAAACCCTTATTCAGGTCGAAACATGGGTTGAAATGTTCCGAGTTGTTGGGGGCAGGGTCGGGTTAAGATGGTGACCAGGAGGTTAGGCATAATGGATGAGGACAGG encodes:
- the LOC110924409 gene encoding uncharacterized protein LOC110924409; protein product: MSKRSNHSRSSSKDPNSLQQIFKSPVIRTPLSDISNVNSPAERRKLRKIILDNKRSKKSSSSTNSSNNTHRNIYSIGPHTSINETNSLVSTITDNSSKSTPSNDNLRYSISPRINISNNQVVFGSTFTITKLSSGKRKLEHRKRDTTPIPMVNLDSDDDDVLVRVEDPYKGVSKDYLDHGDQVLTCEICSAKLWTSEGGKGRITMNKMCYSMCCGYGKVELPPLKDAHTKTSKPSSSNDKEIDVEMIHFLRDLLDSENMLVKTYRMVRDHFHESPEANLKLRLMYKREKDGRTYNLPTTSEVAALVLVETQSGMLQRISELHPSYLALQYPLLFPYGDDGYRIDIPHRDLIATQKKIKPKCTVREFFAYRFQDRNYGFSLILNGRRLLQQFLVDAYTMIESERLHYIRRQQTKLRSETFENLKKHKDKGKQTLKDTGKPVILPSSFTGGARFMQQNYLDAMALCKSYGYPDFFITITCNPKWPEVKRFLKDSTIKAEDRPDILCRLFKMKLGSIIKDLKDSNYLGEINAVVYTVEFQKRGLPHAHICLFMNVDHKLPTVDHIDPFISAEIPDKNQDPEVYSLVSDYMIHGPCGNANLKCPCMVDKRCSKNFPKKFSSHTTVDSNGFPVYRRRDSGHTVIKSGVRLDNRSVVPYNKRLLKRYQAHINVEWCNQSGSVKYLFKYINKGPDMATAVVSGVSNPSIKDKPRDEIKEYYDCRYISACEASWRIFSNEVHYRYPAVMRLPFHMPGQQNVVYGADDDIDNVLSKPSVASSIFVEWMKLNESNENARKLTYVEFPSKFVWKLQDRCWQVRKTYQTVGRIHSVSPALGEPYFLRILLNKVRGPRSFEEIRTVNGQLFPTFRDACYAMGLLDDDNEYVEAIKEASFEGHAGYLRALFATLLLSNTLSRPEFVWENTWKYLADDILYRRQKETNISGLVLPKHQVKNLTLLEIEKYLVSNGSSLRGFNTMPFPDDDSSRDVTNRLINEELSHDVDEVQTEFNKLHQCLTDEQRAVFDEIMAAVASRKGGLFFVYGYGGTGKTFLWKTLASAVRCRGEIVLNVASSGIASLLLSRGRTTHSRLHIPINLTEDSMCHIKPNSDIANLLKETQLIIWDEAPMVHKHAFEALDRTMSDVFTDGRSSRFDVPFGGKVFVFGGDFRQILPVIPNGTRQQIVCASLSSSYIWSKCKLLRLTKNMRLTIGADSSDMDSIRDFAKWLLDIGEGKLGDDNDGEAIIEIPDDLLITDSSDPIQSLIDFVYPSIMEQFRNPGFFSERAILAPKNDVVHEINDRLLSLFPGDAKEYLSSDSICQTEQMLDSFQEGLYSTENLNALKISGLPNHRLVLKVGVPVMLLRNIDQQKGLCNGTRLKITFLGKQVIEAEVISGGNIGTRVFIPRLNMIPPDKKIPFEFQRRQFPLSVCFAMTINKSQGQSLSKVGLYLKDPVFTHGQLYVALSRVKTREGVKILIFDADGKPTNKTSNVVYKEVFGSL